The genomic DNA GTGACACCGCGCAGACGCTCAACATGACGTTTTACCCGCTGCTCTGGCAGGCCGGCGGCGAGGTGTTCGCCGAGGACGGCGAGTCCGTGGCGTTCGACGACGCGGCGGGCGTCGGGGCGCTGACGTACCTGACGGAGTTCGTCGAGGAGGGCTGGACGCCCAAGGACCTCGTCACCACCACGCCGAACCTGGAGCAGACCCCGGTCGCCAAGGGCAAGGTCGCCTGTACGTGGACCAACGTCCCGGCCGACGTCGAGCCGTTCTGGGGCCGGGAGAACATCGTCGTCCAGCCGCCGCTGACCGGCGAGGAGTCGGTCGGCTACGGCACCGTCGGCGCGCTGTCGATGCTGAAGGGCGCCGACACCGGGGCCGCCGGCAAGTGGATCAACTTCGTCGCCCAGCCGGAGAACGCCGCGGACCTGGAGAAGGGCGCCGGCTACTTCCCGGCCCGTACCTCCGCCGACGACCTCTACCCGGACGACGAGCTGCAGCAGGCGGTCGCCGACACGCTGCCCGCGATGAACGCGGGTCCGCTGGAGGAGAAGGCGCGCGAGGTGATGGGCGTGCTCGCGCCCGAGCTGCAGGCCGCGCTGCTCGGCAAGAAGAGCCCCGAGGACGCGCTGAAGGCGGCGGCCGAGGCGGCCGACGCCCAGATCGCCCGCTGACCCCGCGGGGCCGCGGCCCCCTTCCCCTCCCGTAGCCCGCGCGGCCCGGACCACCGACTGCTCCGGGCCGGCGCGGGCCCCACGGACCGCGCGCCCGGCCGGCGGCGCCGAACCCCTGCCGCCGGCCGGGCCGCGCATCCGCCCGCACCACCCCCGTACCGCAAGGAGACCCACCGTGGCAGTCGTCGCGGAACCCACCCGGAACAGGCGAAGGCGCCGCAGCGGGCCGCACGCGCGCCGCGAGGCCCGGATCGGCCTGCTGTTCGTCCTGCCGTGCTTCCTGCTCTTCCTCGCCTTCCGGTTCGGCCCCGCGGTCGCCGGGGTGCTGATGAGCTTCACCGATTACACCCTCACCGGGGGCGGCAGCTTCATCGGCGCCGACAACTTCACCCGGCTGAAGGACGACCCGCTGTTCTGGGACGCGCTGAAGGTCACCGTGATCTACACGGTGCTGGCCGTGCCCGGCACCATCGCGGTCTCGGTGGGGCTCGCGCTGCTGACCCGGCGGGCGTTCCGCGGCTCGAAGGTCTTCCGCTCGGTGTTCTTCCTGCCGGTCGTCACCTCGCTGGTGCTGGCAGCCACCGTGTTCGTGTGGATCTTCTCCACCGGCGGCCCCTGGTCGACGGCGATGGGCTGGATCGGGCTGCCGGAGGAGTCGTGGCTCTCCCACGACACCCTGGTGGTGCCCGCGCTGGCGCTGGTGGGCATCTGGTCGCGGTTCGGCTACGGGATGCTCATCCTGCTGGCCCGGATGCAGGACATCCCGCGGGAGCTGGAGGAGGCCGCACTCACCGACGGGGCCGGCCCCTGGCAGCGGTTCCGGCACATCGTGCTGCCGCAGTTGCGGCCGGCGCTGTTCTTCCTCGCGGTGATCGAGACGACGGCCTCGTTCCAGGTCTTCGACGCGGTCTACACGATGACCGGCGGCGGCCCCGCCAACTCCAGCTACACGCTGGTCTTCCAGCTCTACGACGCCGGCTTCAAGTACTTCGACCTGGGCTACGCGGCGGCGATCGGCGTGGCGCTCTTCGCGCTGACGCTGGTGGTCGCGCTGATCCAGCGGCTGACGATCGGGAAGGACGACTGACCATGACCTCGGCCCCCGCGAAGACCCCGCACGAAGAGATACCGGCAGGACCGGCTCCGGCGCCCGCGCCCGGCAAGGGCCGCGCGCCCGGACTCGCCGCCCGGCGCGACGAGCGCCGGCTGCGCCGCGCCGCGAACCGCGACTCCGTACCGCACGCGATGCGCGGCAGCACCGCCGGCCGGATAGGCCGCGGCCTGCTGCTGGCCCTGGCCGCCGTCGTCACCGTCTTCCCGTTCTACGCCATGGTGGTGCTGTCGCTGAAGCCCGCCGCGGCGGTGGAGTTCCCCGGCAGCCTGGTGCCGTGGCCGCTGGGCGGCGAGGCGTACGGGAGCGTCATGAACTCCCAGGACGTGCCGCGCTGGCTCTTCAACACGCTGCTCTACTCGCTGGTGTCGGTGGTGGGCGTGCTGCTGCTGTCGTCGCTTGCGGGCTATGCCTTCGCCAAGAAGCGCTTCCCCGGCCGCGAGGCGATGTTCTGGTCGTTCCTGTCGATGGTGATGGTGCCCTATCACGTCACGATGATCCCGACGTTCGCGATGATCGCGAAGCTCGGCGGCGTGGACACGTACTGGGGCCTGATCGTGCCGACGCTCGCCAACGCCCAGGCGGTCTTCCTCATGCGGCAGTTCATCCAGGGGCTGCCGGACGAGCTGTTCGAGGCGGCGCGCCTGGACGGCTGCAGCGAGCTGCAGATCTTCGGCCGCATCGTGCTGCCGCTGCTCAAGCCCATCCTGGCCACGCTCGGCGTCTTCGTCTTCCTGTGGCACTGGAACGACTTCCTGTGGCCGCTGGTCATCGGGCAGTCCACGGACATGCGCACACTCACCGTCGGCATCGCCTCCCTGCAGCAGCAGAACGTGCCGCTGAACGTCGTGCTGTCCGGCTCCGTCATCGCGTTCGTGCCCATCTTCGCCGCGTATCTGGTGGGCCAGCGCTACTTCACCGAGGGCGTCACGGCGTCCGGGATCAAGGGGTGAGAACCGATCGTGTTCGCTGACGAGAAGGCACTTGAGGAGCGCCTGGCCACCCCCTCGCCGGGGCTGACCGAGGACATGGCCCGCCTGGAAGGCGACCTGCTGGTGCTCGGCGCCGGCGGCAAGATGGGCCCGAGCCTGTGCCGGCTGGCGCGGCGGGCGCTGGATGCCGCGGGGCGTGCGGACGTGGCGGTGCACGCGGTGTCCCGCTGGTCGGACCCGGCCGCGGCCGGGCGGCTGCAGGCCGCGGGGGTACGCACCGTGGCCGCGGACCTGATGGACCCGGACACCGATCTGGCCGCGCTGCCGGACGCGGGGAACGTCGTGTTCATGGTCGGCGCCAAGTTCGGCTCCGCCGGGGCGCCTTCGCACGCCTGGGCGGTGAACGCGGGGCTGCCGGAGCGGGTCGCACGCCGCTGGGCGGACGCCCGGGTCGCGGCGTTCTCCACCGGCAACGTCTATCCGCTGGTGTCCGTGGGCACCGGCGGCTCGGCCGAGTCGGACCCGGTGGGGCCGGTCGGCGAGTACGCCATGTCGTGCCTGGGCCGCGAACGGCTCTTCGCGCACGCGGCGCTCACCCACGGCACGAAGGTCGCGCTGCTGCGCCTCAACTACGCGGTGGACCTGCGCTACGGCGTCCTCGCCGACGTCGCCCAGCGGGTGCACGCCGGCGCGCCCGTGGACGTCACCACGGGCCACGTCAACGTCGTCTGGCAAGGGTACGCCAACGAAGTCGCCCTGCGCGCACTGCTGCACGCCCGCGACGGGGAGCCGTTCACCCTCAACATCACCGGGCCCGAGACCGCCGCCGTGCGCCGGCTGGCGCACCGGTTCGGCGCCGAGTTCGGCACCGAGCCGGTCTTCGAGGGAACCGAGGCCCCCACGGCCCTCCTCTCCGACGCCGCGGCCTGCCACGCTCTCTTCGGCTACCCGGACGTGCCGCTGCGCACCCTCGTCGGCTGGCAGGCCGACTGGCTGCACCGCGGGCTCCCGCTGTCCGGCAAGCCCACCAAGTTCCAGGTACGCGACGGAAGGTTCTGAGCCGCCCCATGCCCACCGACCGCCCCACCCCGCTGGACGTCCTCGCCGACGGCGCCGTCATCCCCGCCCACCCGCTCGCCCTGACCGCGGACCGGCGCCTGGACGAGCGCCGCCAGCGCGCCCTGACCCGCTACTACCTCGACGCCGGCGCCGGCGGCATCGCCGTCGCCGTGCACACCACCCAGTTCGCCATCCGCGAGCCGCAGGTCGGCCTGCTGCGCCCGGTGCTCGAACTCGCCGCGGAGACCGCGGCGGAGAGCGCCGCCGCCTCGGGCCGGCCGGCGGTGAGGATAGCCGGCGCCTGCGGTTACACCGCGCAGGCCGTCGCCGAGGCGGAGCTGGCCGCCTCCCTCGGCTACGACGCGGTGCTGCTCAGCCCCGCGGTACCGGGCGCGAACGAGGAGGGACTGCTGGAACGGGCCCGCGCCGTCGGCGAGGTGCTGCCGGTCATCGGCTTCTATCTGCAGGAGGCCGTCGGCGGGCGGTACTTGTCCCCCGCGTTCTGGGCGGCGCTCGCCGACCAGCCCTCGACGGCGGCCATCAAGATCGCGCCGTTCGACCGCTACCGCACCGCGGACGTGGTGCGCGCGGTCGCCGGCGCCGACCGCGGCCCGGAGGTCGCGCTCTACACCGGCAACGACGACGACATCGTCGGCGACCTCCTCACCCCGTACGACACGGCCGGGGGCCGGCGCTGGTTCGCCGGCGGGCTCCTCGGGCAGTGGGCGGTGTGGACCCGGCCGGCGGCCGGGCTGCTGGCCGACGTGCGCCGGGCCCGCGCGGGGGACCACGAGGCGCTGCTGCGCTGCCTGGCGCGCCGGCCGCAGCTCACCGACGCCAACAGCGCGGTCTTCGACGTACGGGGCGGGTTCCGCGGCTGCATCGCCGGAGTACACGAAGTGCTGCGGCGGCAGGGGCTGCTCAAGGGCACCTGGTGCCTCGACCCCGGCGAGGTGCTCTCGCCGGGGCAGGCCGACGAGCTGAGCCGCGTGGCGGCCGCGTACCCGTGGCTGACCGACGACGACTTCGTGAAGGAGCACCTGGATGACTGGCTCCGCTGACCGCGGCGCCGCCCGGGACCGGGTGGTGGTGTGCGTACCGCCGGAGCTGCGCGCGCAGTTCTTCACCGACGCGGTGTGGCGGCGGCTCGCGGACGCCGCGGAGCTGACGGTGCTCGACGAGCACCGCGACCGGGCGGCGCTGGCCGCCGCCCTGCCCGGGGCCCGGGCGCTGGTCACCGCGTGGGGCGCGCCGCAGTTGGACGCCGGGCTGCTCGCGGTGGCCGACCGCCTCGAACTCCTCGCGCACACCGGCTCCGCCGTCGCCCCGTACGTCACGGGGGACGCCTTCGCCCGCGGCGTACGGGTCACGCAGGCCGGGGACGCGATGGCCCGGCCGGTCGCCGAGGTCGCGCTCGCGTTCACCCTCGCGCTGCTGCACCGGATCCACCGCTTCGACCACGCGATGCGCCGTGGCGCGGACTGGGAGAGCGCCGGGCAGGCGCCGCCGCGGCACGAGCTGGGTGCGAGCGCGGTGGGCGTCATCGGCGCCTCCCGCACCGGCCGCGCGTACATCGAGCTGGTCCGCGCCTTCGGCGCGCGGGTGTCGGTGACCGACCCGTTCCTGTCCGAAGCGGACGCGGCGGAGCTGGGGGTACGCATCCTGCCGCTGGACGAGCTGCTGCGCACCAGCCGCGTCGTGGCGGTGCACGCCCCGGCCACCGAGGCGACCCGGCGGCTGCTGGGCGCGCCGCAGTTGGCGCTGCTGCCGGACGGTGCGGGTCTGGTGAACACCGCGCGTTCGTGGCTCGTGGACGAGGACGCGCTGCTCGCGGAGCTGCGCGGCGGCCGTATCGACGCGGCCCTCGACGTCTTCGACGCCGAGCCGCTGCCCGCCGGGCACCCGTTCCGGCAGTTGCCGAACGTGCTGCTGACCCCGCACCAGGCGGCGGGCACGGCGGAGTGCCGGGAGCGGCTGGGCGAGTCCGCGGTCGCCGAGGTGCTGCGGCTGCTGGCGGGCGAGGAGCCGCTGCACCCGGTGGACGCCTCGGCGCTGACCCGCCTCTTCTGATTCTGACCGGCCAGGCCCCGCCGGGGCCGTAATCGCTGGCCGCGCTCCGCCCGCGGGTGGCAGGATCCGGCCATGGAACCGCAGGTGACACCCGCGGAGCCGGACCTCCCCTGGCTCGGCCCGCCGATCGACGCCCGGCCGCTGTTCGCCCCCGAGCAGCGCGCGCTCATGTCGGCGCTGCACGCGCTGCGGCCGGACGACTGGCGGCGCGAGGCGGTGCCCGGCTGGACGGTGCACGACGTGGCCGCGCACCTGCTCGGCGACTTCTACGGCCGCCTCGCCCGCGAGCGCGACGGGCACACCGGCGGCCCGGCGCCCGCGGCAGGCGAGCCGCTGGCGGCGTTCATCCACCGCATCAACCAGGAGTGGGTCGACGCCCACGCCCGGGTCAGCCCCGCGTCGCTGACCGGCGCGCTCGACGCGGCCGGCGCCGGTATCGCCGCCCACTTCGCGGGCGACGCGCTGCGCGGCCCGTCGCTGGGCGTGTCGTGGGCGGGCGCCGAGCCGGCGCCGCGCTGGCTGGACGTGGCGCGGGACTTCACCGAGTTCTGGACCCACCGGCAGCAGATCCGGCACGCCGCGGGACAGCCCCACGACCCGGAGGCCGGCCCGCTGGCCGCGGTGCTCGACACCTTCATGCGGGCCCTGCCGCACACCCTGCGCGACACCGCCGCGCCGCCCGGGACCCGGGTCCTGATGGCGGTGCCGGGACCGGCCGGCGGCGCCTGGACGGCGACGGCCGTCGGGCCCGCCCCCGCGGGCGGCACCCGCTGGTCGCTGGCGTTGCCGCCCGGGGAGGGCGAGCCGGACGCGCTGGTGCGGCTGGACGCCGAGACCGCCTGGCGGCTGTGCGTACGGGGCGTGGAGCCGGCGGCGGCTCTGGCCCGCGCCGAGGTCGCCGGTGACCGGGCCCTCGCGGAGGCCGTCTGCCGCATCGTGTCGATCATCCGCTGACCGAAGGCGCACGGGGCGTCACGCCGGGTCCGGATAAATACCGCGGGCGCCCGTTTTCTCATCGAATGTTCATCTGATTCCCAGTCGTTTCCGCACCTGGGTCCTCTAGCCTCCGGCAGCGTGTCGAGAAATCATCTCCCCACGCTGCGCTCCGCGGCGGTCGCGGCGGGCACGCTCGCCGTGATCGCCGCCACCGCGTCGTCCTCCGCTCCCCTCGTGGGGGACACCGCGGAGGCCGCGGGTGCGCCCCGCACGCGCTACGTCCAGTACGCACCGGCGGCCGGGAAGGCACCGGCTCCGGCGCCCTCGGCGGACAAGGCCGTGACGAAGGCGCTCAAGGCGCTGCCGAAGCCGGCCGGCGCGTACGACCTCGCCGTGGCGGACCTCGACTCGGGCGCCCAGGCCACGTACGCCTCGGGCAAGGGCTCCTTCGACACCGCGAGCATCGTCAAGGTCGACATCCTCGCCGCCCTGCTGCTCCAGGCCCAGGACGACGGCAAGACGCTGACCGGCGCGCAGAAGAAGCTGGCCGCGGAGATGATACGCAGCAGCGACAACGACGCCACCGACGCCCTCTGGTCGGACATCGGCGGCGGCTCCGGCCTCGCGGACGCCAACCGCCGCCTCGGCCTGACCGAGACCGAGCCCGGCGACGGCGGCACCTGGGGACTGACGCAGACCACCGCGTCCGACCAGTTGACGCTGCTCGAAGCGGTGTACGGCGACGGCCGCTCGCCGCTGGACGGCGACTCCCGCCACTACGTCGGGAAGCTGATGGCCTCGGTGGTCGACGACCAGCGCTGGGGCGTGTCCGCGGCGGCGGACGACACCGGGGCGGCGGCGCTCAAGAACGGCTGGCTGCCGCGCTCCTCGACCGGGCTGTGGGACATCAACAGCATCGGCCGCGTCGAGCACGGCGGCCACACCCTGCTCGTCGCCGTCCTCTCCGACGGGCACGAGTCCCACAAGGCGGGGGTCGACGCCGTGGAGACCTACACGACGACGGCGGCGAACGCGCTGCGTGACTGACCGGGCGCCGGACGCGTCCCCGGATCCACCCCGCCGGGCCCGGTGCGGCCCGTATGCCCGACTTGCCGGGGGACGTGCACCTGTGCTTGCGGATGAAAGTGCATCTGTACTTGCATCCGGAGGTCCATATCACTCACCATTGAACAACCAGCACGTGCCAAGGCGACAGCATCGATCGGGGAATCGGCATGGCGGCAGCTTTCGGGGAGCGGGCCGAGGCATCGGCGTTCGCTGCCTGCGCCCTCGATGCCCATCCGCGGTCGATAGCCGAAGCCCGGCGCACGGTCCGCACCACGCTGCGTGACTGGGATCTCGCCGAGCTGACCGACAGCGTCGAGTGCGTCGTCTCCGAGCTGGTGACCAACGCCGTACGCCACGGCGTGCCCGGCTGCCCCCCGCTGCCCGTCGCCGAGCCACAGCCGGTGACCCTCACCCTCGTCCGCCGCGGCGGCGAGGTCGTCTGCGCGGTCTTCGACCCGGGTGAGGGCGTGCCGGCGCCCTGCGAGGCCGACGAGGTCGCCGAGTCCGGGCGGGGGCTGCAGATAGTGGCGACGCTCAGCGACGCGTGGGGCTGGAGTGCCCCGGGGCCGTTCGGCAAGGCCGTGTGGTCCCGGTTCACCGCGCCCGCCGGGACCGGCGGCCCGGCGGACGTGGGCGTCGGCGGGGACTGCGACCGGGACCGCGAGTGGCAGTCCTTCGCCCGCTGCCTGGCCCTGCTGGAGTCGCTCGTGCCCGGACGCGCCGACCACGCCCCGGCCGTCGCCTGACCGGCTCCGGTACGAAGCCGCCGCGCCCCACGGAACCTCCCGGCAGGTCCGCGCGTTCCCCCGCAGTGGCGCCTGGCCACCGGGACGAGGAGGCGACCATGGCGGAATTGCGGCTCGGGCCGCTGCTGCGGTACGCCGACGACTCCCGCGCCACCGTCTGGGTGGAGACCGGCGGCCCCTGCGAGGCGCAGGTCCGCTGCGCGGACGGCGCCGGCGGCAGCGCCCGCACCTGGCAGGTCGGCGGCCACCACTACGCGCTGATCACCGTGACCGGGCTGACGCCGGGCGCCCCCACCCCGTACCGCGTGCTCCTCGACGGCCACGAGGTCTGGCCGCTGCCCGGCGCCCCCGCGAGCACCATCCGCACCCCGCGCCCCGGCGCCCCGCTGCGGGTGGCGTTCGGTTCCTGCCGCTGGGCCGCCAAGCCCGGCGGCGGCCACGACCCCGTGGGGCCCGACGCCCTCGACACCCTCTCGCGCCGGCTGGACACCGACCCGGACGCCGAGCGCCCCGACATCCTGCTCCTCCTCGGCGACCAGGTGTACGCGGACGAGACCTCCGCCGCCACCCGCGAGTACCTCGCCGGGCGCCGCGATCCCGACGTGCCGCCGGGCGACCAGATCGCGGACTACGAGGAGTACACCCACCTGTACGAGGAGTCCTGGCTCGACCCCGAGGTGCGCCGGCTGCTGGCCTCCGTGCCCTCCTGCATGATCTTCGACGACCACGACGTGATCGACGACTGGAACACCTCCGCCTCCTGGCTGGAGGAGATCCGCGCCGAGCCCTGGTGGCGCGAGCGGATCCTCGGCGGGCTGATGTCGTACTGGGTCTACCAGCACCTCGGCAACCTCTCCCCCGACGAGCTGGCGGCCGACCCGCTCTACGCGGCCGTGCGCGCGGCCGGCGACGGCACGGAGCTGCTCCGGGAGTTCGCCGAACGCGCCGACGCCGACCCGGCCGCCGTGCGCTGGAGCTACCGCCGCGACCTCGGGCGCACCCGGCTGCTCATGGTCGACTCGCGCGCCGCGCGGGTGCTGGCGGAGAAGAGCCGCGCGCTGGTCGACCCGGACGAGATGGACTGGGTGCGCCGGCAGGCGCTGGCCGACCCGGGCGCGTACGACCACCTCCTGATCGGCACCTCACTGCCGTGGCTGCTGCCGCCCGCGGTGCACGACGCCGAGGGGTGGAACGCGGCGCTGTGCGCAGGTGAGCGGGGCGCGCGCTGGGCGCGGCTGGGCGAGAAGCTGCGGCGGCGGGCGGACCTGGAGCACTGGTCGGCGTTTCCGCGGTCCTTCGCAGAACTTGCGGACCTCATCGCCGAGGTCGGCCGCGCCGACGGGGCGCCGGCCTCGGTGCTGGTGCTCTCCGGCGACGTCCACCACGCCTACGTGGCCGAGCCGCGGTGGCCGGCGGCGGCCGGTCCCGAGGGCCCGCGGCCGGTGGTCGCGCAGCTCACCTGCTCACCGATGCACAACAGCGTTCCCGCCCCCATCAGGGCCGGCTTCCGGTTCGGCTGGAGCCGCACGGGTCGGCTCCTCGGCAAGCTGCTCGCCCGGCACGGCCGGCTCGCCGCCCCGCCGATCGAGTGGCGCAAGACCGGCGGACCGTGGTTCGGCAACCAGTTGATGACCCTCACCCTCGGCGGCCGCGACACCGCCCGGCTGCGGCTGGAGCAGGCCCGCGCGGAGGGCGCCGGCGGCGCCCGACTGGTCCGGGCGGACGAGCGGGAACTGCTGTAACCGCCCCCGTACGGGCGGCCGCCGGCCCGTTCCGGCGGATTCGCCTGCGGACCTGCGCATCGGGCTGCGCAAGGCGTTCCCAGCCCGGGTGAACTTCGCTATCTTTCGGGGCCCGTAATCCAACTGTGCACGTCTACCGCATCCTTGTCGCCGAAATACGGAACAAAACACCATGTCACGTGCGATATCACTGGACGGCGTCACCAAGGTCTACGAGCGCGGCATCAGGGCCGTCGACCGGTTCTCGCTCGATATCGAACCCGGCGAGTTCGTCGTCCTGCTCGGCCCCTCCGGATGCGGCAAGTCCACGGTGCTGCGCATGATCGCGGGCCTGGAGTCCGTCACCGAGGGGCAGTTGCTGCTCGACGGCGAGGACGCCGCCGAACTGGCGCCCGGGCAGCGCGGCATGGCCATGGTGTTCCAGAACTTCGCCCTCTACCCGCGGATGACCAACCGCGACAACATCGGCTTCCCGCTGAAGCTGGAGGCCCGCGGCGACGTCGGCCCGCGGGTGGACGCCACCGCCCGGCTGCTCGGCATCGAGGACCTGCTCGACCGCTACCCCGCGCAGCTCTCCGGCGGCGAGCGGCAGCGCGTGGCGATCGGCCGGGCGATCTCGCGGGAGCCCACCGCGTTCCTCATGGACGAGCCGCTGTCCAACATCGACGCCAAGCTGCGCAACCACCTGCGCGCGGAAGTCGCCCGGCTCAACCGCGAGTTGGCGGTCACCACGGTCTACGTGACGCACGACCAGGCCGAGGCGATGTCGCTCGGCGACCGGATCGCCGTGATGCGCGACGGCGTGCTGCAGCAGGTGGGTTCGCCGCGGGAGGCGTACGCGCTGCCGAAGAACATCTTCGTCGCCGCGTTCATCGGCACTCCGCGGATCAACCTGCTCGAAGCCGTCGTGCACGCCCCGCTGCCCGGCCGCATGACCATCGACCTCGGCCGGCAGAGCCTGGTGCTGCCGGAACCCCTCTCCCCCGACCACCAGATGCTCCGCATCCAGCAGGGCCGGCCGGTGATCGTCGGCCTGCGCTCCGAGGCCGTGCGCATCGCCCGTCCTTCGCTGGCGCGCGCCGGCGAGTGGGCGATGAGCGGCATCGTGGAGCACGTGGAGTACCTGGGCCACGAGGCGCTGCTGCATCTGAACACCGGCTCGCGCGCGGCCCTCGTACCGGCGCTGGAGGGACCGCGTACGGACAGCGCGCCCGGCGGCCACCGCAAGAACAAGGAGGGCACCGTCCTCGGGCGGCTGCGCGACAGGGCGGTGGCCCATCTGCACGGCCTCGGCCAGGACGAACCGGGCGAGGGGGCGGTGGGCGTGCTGGAGGAGCCCCCGGTGCCGGCCGCGCCGCCGCAGAGCGCCGAGCGGGCCGCGATCGCCGGGGGCGACCTCGTCGTACGGACCGGGCCCGACCTCCAGGTCCGGCCCGGCACGCACGTGCCGCTGCTGATCGACCTGGAACACCTGTACGTCTTCGACCAGCAGGGCCGCCGCGTCTGCCCCGCGCCCGCGCACCAGCCCCGGCTGGACGAGTGACGCCACCCGCGCGGCTCGCCTGCCCCGCCCGCCGGAGCACGGCCGACACCGCGCGGCGACCGCTCTCCGGCCACTCGGGTGAGCATGGGGCAAATCACCCAATTGCCGCTTTTCTTCGGTAAATCTCACTGCCAGGCTGGCAAACGACCTCTGACGGCTCCGTCGCCCCTGGAGATTTCCGTGATTCTGTCGATCTCAGGCGTTGTCCTGCTGGGAGTGATCGTCTTCCTGTTCTTCCGCAAGGACGGGCTTAAGCCGTCCCATGCCATCGTCTGCGCCCTCTTCGGGTTCTACTTGGCGGGCACCGCGATCGCACCCAGCATCAAGGCCGGCGGCCAGAGCCTCGCCAGCCTGCTGGGCGGCATCAAGCTCTAGGACGCCCCGACCAGCCGCGCGTCCGTACCCAGGACTCGGAGACCCGACGCATGCGACGACCGTTGGCCCGGCTGCTCGGCCGCGAGACGCCCCCGGCGGCCCGCGGCCGCGAGCTGGCCAGGACGGCGGCGGACGGCGCCGCGGACGTGCTGCGGCCGGTGGTGGTCGTGACCCGCGGCGCCGGACGGCTCGCGACCGCCGCCCGGCGGCGCTGGAGCGCGACCCCGAAGGAGCGGCGGGGGCCGACGGCCTTCCTCGCCGGCGCCTGCCTGCTGCTGGTGTATCTGATGCCGTACGGGCCGCTCGCCGCCGCCGTGGCGCTGCTGGCCGCGGCGGTGTGGGCGGGCCGCGGCCGGGGGGAGACGGACCCCGCGGCGGACGAGGACGCGGCGGCCCGGCGGCAGGAGCGGCTGGCGGCGCTGTACGAGGCACTGGTGCCGTACTTCTCCTCCCCCGACGACCCGCACCCTCTCTACGCCCACGAAGGCGACATCGAGCAGGTCTTCGGGGACGCCGGGTTCGACGGCGACGACCGGCTGACCGCGCTGCGGCTGCGCTACCCGCCGTACTTCCGCGACGGCGAGCCGGAGTCCCGGGCGCGCATCGAGCAACTGCTGTACGCCAAGTGCGGCCGCGGGCGCGAGTACCTCTTCGACTGGCACGAGGACGACAACCGCCTCGACCTCGCCGTCCTCGACCCGCTGCCCACCGACATCGGCGCGCAGCCCTACGTCACGGCGCACGGCGAGTCGGTGCTGGGCTTCACCGACGCCGAGGGCGTCCGGCGGACGCTGCCGGTGCGCACGGAGGCCGGCGACCGGGACGAGCCGCCGGTGCTCTGGCGTACCGGACCGCGCTCCACCGAGCCCCATCTGCTCGCCCTCGGCCAGCCCGGCACCGGCACGACGACGCTGCTGCGGTCGCTGGCGCTCCAGGCGCTGCCGCACGGCGAGGTGCTGGTGGTCGACGGCGGCTGCGCGGGCGAGTTCGCCTTCCTGGCGGGGCGGCCGGGGGTGCTGGCGGTGGAGTCCACGGTGGCCGGCGCGCTGGCGCTGCTGCGCTGGGCGGCGGAGGAGACGGAGCGCCGGCTGCAGCTCCCGGTCGCCGCCCGGGACGACGCGGCGGACGGCGGACGGGCGGCGGGGCCGCTGTGGATCGTCGTGGACCGGCCCGCGGCGCTGAGCCATCTGGCCGCCGCGGCCGGGCGGGAGGACCCGCAGGGGCTGCTGGAGGTGCCGCTGCGGCAC from Streptomyces sp. CMB-StM0423 includes the following:
- a CDS encoding extracellular solute-binding protein produces the protein MTLIHHRRSRTRAVAVPLLATALAGVALAGCGGSDGAGGGKGSVTMWTYPVIFDEAKNKAYWDGMVEKFEKENKDISVKVETYPWADRDTALGTAIASGKGPDVVYLVPDQLPKYAPDIVPAADYMPADAESDYTDFALQSVTVGDDVLGTPILTSANPLICDKRVFDAVGEDSYPETWDDLKALGPKMKDEGYYALSYTGDTAQTLNMTFYPLLWQAGGEVFAEDGESVAFDDAAGVGALTYLTEFVEEGWTPKDLVTTTPNLEQTPVAKGKVACTWTNVPADVEPFWGRENIVVQPPLTGEESVGYGTVGALSMLKGADTGAAGKWINFVAQPENAADLEKGAGYFPARTSADDLYPDDELQQAVADTLPAMNAGPLEEKAREVMGVLAPELQAALLGKKSPEDALKAAAEAADAQIAR
- a CDS encoding carbohydrate ABC transporter permease, with the protein product MAVVAEPTRNRRRRRSGPHARREARIGLLFVLPCFLLFLAFRFGPAVAGVLMSFTDYTLTGGGSFIGADNFTRLKDDPLFWDALKVTVIYTVLAVPGTIAVSVGLALLTRRAFRGSKVFRSVFFLPVVTSLVLAATVFVWIFSTGGPWSTAMGWIGLPEESWLSHDTLVVPALALVGIWSRFGYGMLILLARMQDIPRELEEAALTDGAGPWQRFRHIVLPQLRPALFFLAVIETTASFQVFDAVYTMTGGGPANSSYTLVFQLYDAGFKYFDLGYAAAIGVALFALTLVVALIQRLTIGKDD
- a CDS encoding carbohydrate ABC transporter permease → MTSAPAKTPHEEIPAGPAPAPAPGKGRAPGLAARRDERRLRRAANRDSVPHAMRGSTAGRIGRGLLLALAAVVTVFPFYAMVVLSLKPAAAVEFPGSLVPWPLGGEAYGSVMNSQDVPRWLFNTLLYSLVSVVGVLLLSSLAGYAFAKKRFPGREAMFWSFLSMVMVPYHVTMIPTFAMIAKLGGVDTYWGLIVPTLANAQAVFLMRQFIQGLPDELFEAARLDGCSELQIFGRIVLPLLKPILATLGVFVFLWHWNDFLWPLVIGQSTDMRTLTVGIASLQQQNVPLNVVLSGSVIAFVPIFAAYLVGQRYFTEGVTASGIKG
- a CDS encoding NAD-dependent epimerase/dehydratase family protein; the protein is MFADEKALEERLATPSPGLTEDMARLEGDLLVLGAGGKMGPSLCRLARRALDAAGRADVAVHAVSRWSDPAAAGRLQAAGVRTVAADLMDPDTDLAALPDAGNVVFMVGAKFGSAGAPSHAWAVNAGLPERVARRWADARVAAFSTGNVYPLVSVGTGGSAESDPVGPVGEYAMSCLGRERLFAHAALTHGTKVALLRLNYAVDLRYGVLADVAQRVHAGAPVDVTTGHVNVVWQGYANEVALRALLHARDGEPFTLNITGPETAAVRRLAHRFGAEFGTEPVFEGTEAPTALLSDAAACHALFGYPDVPLRTLVGWQADWLHRGLPLSGKPTKFQVRDGRF
- a CDS encoding dihydrodipicolinate synthase family protein translates to MPTDRPTPLDVLADGAVIPAHPLALTADRRLDERRQRALTRYYLDAGAGGIAVAVHTTQFAIREPQVGLLRPVLELAAETAAESAAASGRPAVRIAGACGYTAQAVAEAELAASLGYDAVLLSPAVPGANEEGLLERARAVGEVLPVIGFYLQEAVGGRYLSPAFWAALADQPSTAAIKIAPFDRYRTADVVRAVAGADRGPEVALYTGNDDDIVGDLLTPYDTAGGRRWFAGGLLGQWAVWTRPAAGLLADVRRARAGDHEALLRCLARRPQLTDANSAVFDVRGGFRGCIAGVHEVLRRQGLLKGTWCLDPGEVLSPGQADELSRVAAAYPWLTDDDFVKEHLDDWLR
- a CDS encoding hydroxyacid dehydrogenase, yielding MTGSADRGAARDRVVVCVPPELRAQFFTDAVWRRLADAAELTVLDEHRDRAALAAALPGARALVTAWGAPQLDAGLLAVADRLELLAHTGSAVAPYVTGDAFARGVRVTQAGDAMARPVAEVALAFTLALLHRIHRFDHAMRRGADWESAGQAPPRHELGASAVGVIGASRTGRAYIELVRAFGARVSVTDPFLSEADAAELGVRILPLDELLRTSRVVAVHAPATEATRRLLGAPQLALLPDGAGLVNTARSWLVDEDALLAELRGGRIDAALDVFDAEPLPAGHPFRQLPNVLLTPHQAAGTAECRERLGESAVAEVLRLLAGEEPLHPVDASALTRLF